In the Marinobacter sp. Arc7-DN-1 genome, ATGCTGGGTGACACCGTGGTGGGTTACTGCGCCACGTTCCGTATTGCCGAAGAAGTGGCGCTGGCGCCTCATGACTGGACCTCCATAACCGGCAATGGTTACGCCTCACGGCATGATCCCGAGGGTGATTGGCTGTACGGCATGGAGGTGTGTGTTGACCCGGAGTGTCGGGGATATCGCATCGGCGAGCGGCTGTACAACGAGCGCAAGCAACTGTGCCAGGCCTTGAACCTGCAGGGTGTGGTATTTGCCGGGCGCCTGCCAAGCCTGCGCCAGCGCCTGAAAAAGTTCGGCAGTGTTGAGGCCTACGTCGAGGCCATCAAGGGTAAGGAGCAGAAGGACCCGGTGCTGTCCTTTCAGCTCCATCAGGGCTTCGAAGTGCACGACATCATTCCCCATTATCTGGACGCCGATCACGATTCCATGGGCTACGGCATTCATCTGGTCTGGCGCAACCCGAAAGTACCGCGGATCGAAAACAGCGAGCGGCGCAAACGCTATGGCCACCGAATGCGGGATACAGTGCGTATTGGCACGGTTCAGTATCAGCAACGGCCGGTGGGATCATTTGACGAATTCAGCGAGATTGTCCGTTATTTCGTCGATGTTGTATCCACCTACAAGGGCGATTTTGTGGTGTTTCCGGAACTGTTTACTCTCCAGTTGCTATCGATTGAGGCCCGCAAGGGCAGCCCGGCGGAAACCTTCGCGGCGGTCACCCATTACGCAGAGCGCTACCGGGAACTGATGCGGGACCTGGCCCTGCGATACAACATCAACATTGTGGCCGGCTCCACTCCGGTGCGTGAGGAAGACGGCACCATTCGGAACATGGCCCATGTGTTCCTCAGGGATGGCCAGGTTTTTACCCAGCCCAAGATTCACCCGACCCCGAACGAGGCCTTCTGGTGGAACGTGCAGGGTGGCAACCGGGTCAGCGCCATCGAGACCGACTGCGGCACCATCGGAGTTCTGATCTGTTATGACGCGGAGTTTCCGGAACTGACCCGCCATCTGGTGGATCAGGGCGTTCATATCATCTTTGTGCCCTTCTGTACCGACGAACGCCAGAGCTACCTGAGGGTGCGTTACTGCTGTCAGGCCAGGGCGGTGGAAAACCAGGTGTACGTGGTGATGTCCGGTAACGTTGGCAACCTGCCCAAGGTGCCGAATATGGAAATCCAGTATGGCCAGAGCTGTATTCTTACCCCCTGTGATTTTCCGTTTGCCCGGGACGGTATCGCCGCAGACACGGAACCCAATGTTGAAACAGTGGCCTTCGCCGATCTCCGGCCGGAGGTGCTGATCACGGCCCGAAACAGTGGAACCGTGAAAAATCTTCAGGATCGTCGTCACGACCTCTACAGCGTGACCTGGCGTGGTGAGTAGACCGAGTAGACAGGAGTGTCGTTTTGCACGCTGAAGGGTCTGGAAAGCCGAGCCGCAGGATCCGGCGGGTCCGTCTGGTCGGCTGGATCGCGTTGGCCTTGCCAGCCGTTGCCGCGGGCTGGTCGCTGGTGGTCGGGCAGGGAAAGGTCGGCATGGCGTTGCCGGATATCCACCATGGCGGCTGGGAAGTGGCAGGGAGTCAGGCCCATATCATGCCCTCGGTCAACGCCAGTGGTGGGTCGGCGGTTATCCAGTTCACCCCCCCATCCCTGGTTCTTACCGAACGGCTGGCGTACACCGGTTCGGAGCAGCCCCTGCTGCTACAGGATCTCCGAACCGATATCAGCAATGTCACGCTTACGCTCGATTATGGCGCATCGAGTGCCTGGACCGAGCGGATCGCCATCAAAGGCGAGGTGAAGATCGAGGCAACCCGGATTGAACACCCATTCATGGTGCCGCAGGCGTGGAGTTTCCAGGGCAGGGTGCAGGGCCGTCTGGCTGACCTCCGGATTCAGGGCACGCTTTCATCCAGCGCGGGGCTGAAGGCCGACCTCACGATTCAGCTCAATCCGGGTGGCGGGGTCTCGGTTTTGGTCGATTCCGTTATCGAGGGGCAACAGGGGGTTCGCGCCCTGGCCGGAACTTTTGCCGGCTGGCCGGAGCTGCTGGCAGTGGATTCAGGCATTGCCGGGGTGTCGGCACAGGTTCGTCTGAACCCGGATGGTGAACTGGAAGCGAGCGGCAGCTCCAACCTGGAGAATGTCACCGGGGTGTTCAACCGAACCGCTTTCTCCGGGCTGAGCGGACGGGTACTTGCCTCCCTGGAAGATGACCGGTTGACCGCCGGGTTCCGGGATCTCACCGTTGAGCAGGTGAATCCTGGTATCCCGGTAACCTCCATTCGCTTTACCGGTGACTACATTGCGCCAGTTACCAATAGGCTGGAAGGCCAGCTGGAGGTACAGCAGGCGAGGGCCCGGTTCCTCGAGGGGGCACTCAGAATACCTCCGGGCGTCTATGATCTGGAAGACAGCTCTGGCGGGATACCCGTGGAGGTTCAGGATATTTCTCTGGACAGATTGATGAAGGCTTACCCTGCAGAGGGCCTTGAGGGCAGTGGTTTGCTCAGTGGCCGTATTCCCATAGGCTTCAGTAGCGACGGTGTTCAGGTGGCGAAAGGTCGCATTTCAGCGGAGGCGCCGGGCGGTCGGTTGCGGCTGCCCGGCGAGAAACTGCAGGCCATGCTGGGTGGCAACCAGGCCATGGATGTGGTCGTTCAAGCCTTGCAAAACTTTCACTATTCGGTGCTGGACAGCACGATAGACTACGATGAAAGGGGGAAGTTGACGCTGGATCTTCGCCTCGAGGGAAAGAATCCGGAACTCAGGGGTGGGCAGCCGGTTGTACTTAACGTGAACCTTGAGGAAGACATTCCCGCGCTGCTGACCAGCCTGCAGTTGAGTGGCAGGGTAAACGAAGCCGTTACAGAACGGGTCCGGAAGCTGTTGCAAGAGTCCGGCAAGGAGGCAGTGCCATGAAAAAATCGTTGCGGCCAACAGGGTCGGTTTTGGCAAGAGTACTGATGATATTGACGTTGCCGCTGGCAATGATTGCCTGCACGCCAACGGTGCAGATGGCGGCACCCAAAGAACCGATTACGGTGAACCTGAACGTGAAAATCGAGCACGAAATCTATATAAAAGTAGACAAGGAAGTGGATGACCTGTTCAGCGAAAAAGGGTTGTTCTGACCGGATCCGGATAGCTTAAGGGGTTGAAGATGAAACGATTCATACAGATGTGTGCCTTGGTTCTGGCGGTTGGTGTCAGTCTGTCCGTGTTCGCCATGGGGCTGGATGAGGCCAAACAGAAACTGGATACCGTCAAGCAGCAGGGACTGGTTGGAGAAACGCCGACGGGCTACCTGGAGGTGGTTCGTGCCGAAGGCCAGGCCAGGGAGGTGGTTGAGGCGATCAACAGTGCCCGCCGGGATGAGTACAAGCGCATTGCCGAGAAGCACAGTATCCCGGTCACCCAGGTTGAAACCGTTGCCGGGAAGAAGGCCATCGATAAAACGCCGGGTGGCCAGTACATTCAGGTTAATGGCAAGTGGGTGAAAAAGTAGCCTTGCGCTCTGAGTGCCGGGCCAGAATTACCGTTTAACACTCTTTTGCCGGGGTTTTCCGGCCTTGGGGCGTTTGCCCGACGCAGGCTTACCTTTCGGTCCCGGCCTTTGGGAACCGCCGGGCCCACCCGGTTTGGCTTTGGGACGATGCTTTGGCTTTGCAGCAGGCTTCTTTTTCGCAGGTTTTCCGGGCTGGGGCGGGGCCTCTGAGGAGGAGTCCCGGATGGCATCAAACAGTCCGGCCAGTTCTTTCTCCGTCAGATTGCGCCACTGGCCCACAGCCAGCCCCTTCAGGCTGACGTTCATGATCCGGATGCGCTCCAGCCTGGTTACCTCATAACCGAAGTGCTCGCACATGCGGCGAATCTGGCGGTTGAGGCCCTGAACCAGGGTAATGCGGAATACGAACCGGGATTCACTGGACACCTGGCACTTTTTTGTGACAGTTCCCAGGATCGGCACCCCGTTGGCCATACCCTCAACGAACTCCCGGGTCACCGGCTTGTCGACCGTAACCAGGTATTCCTTTTCATGGTTGTTTCCGGCCCGCAGGATCTTGTTGACCAGATCACCATTGCTGGTCATGAAGATCAGCCCCTGGGAGTCCTTGTCCAGCCGCCCGATCGGAAAGATGCGTTCGCTGTGGCCGACAAACCGCTGAATGTTGTGTTTCTCGGCGCTGTCGGTGGTGCTGACGATGCCCACGGGCTTGTTCAGGGCAATAAAGACCAGATCCTCTTCGGACCGCGGTTCAATCACCTGGCCATTAACCCTGACCGTATCCCCGGGCAGCACCTGATCCCCTACCGTGGCACGCGTGCCATTGATGTATACGTTGCCCTGATCAATATAACGATCGGCTTCCCTGCGGGAGCACATGCCGCTTTCGCTGATGTATTTATTGAGACGGGTGGACTTGCCAGTGGTCATCGGTTTTCCGGTTGCCGGTTAGAATGGGAGGCATCATATCAGGCTGGAACACGGGTCGCAGCAGGGGGTGGTTCTTTCAGGGCGTCTCTGCCATTCTTTGCGGGGCTACCCATAAATCCAACCAATTCAGAGCCGCCATGGAAAAGACACGCATAACCATCGTTGCTGTAACCTGCATTGCCCTGTTCTTTCTCGCCAACTATCTGTTCCGGTACCTGATCGGATTTACGGGTTTGATTGCCTCCCTGGTGATTGCAGCACTGATTGCGGTCTACATGAGCTTTTCAGTGGCGCGCACCCTGGAGCGGCTGCCTATGGCCGGGGAGCGTTCACGGGCTCTGTGGCTTTATGGCGGTTTTCTGGGTGCGCTGTTTCTTGCTTTCGGCGCCTGGATGTTCCTTGATGGAGGAATGGATGCAGTAACCCTCGCCACACTGTTTCTTCACTATCTGCCGTATCCGGCACTCGCCCATGTGCTGATGTCGGATAAAGCGGTCAGCGTTTTCCTGAAGAAGGAGCGTCCCGGTGACTAAAATGTTATGGTATAACGTTTTAAACTCTGACTGAAGCCCGGCCGCGGCTTGATCCGGGGTAGTGGCATGAATCTTTGTCCGGTTTGTGAGCAGGGCAGCCTTGTGGAATTCCGGGTGGTGAAGACCCGGCGGTATCTCCGCTGCCCGGTATGCGAGGCAACGGTGATGGATGAGTCGTGCCGGCTTTCTCCTGATCAGGAGCGGGATATCTACCGACTGCACGATAACGACCCGTCTGATCCGGGCTATCGTAAATTTCTTTCAAAGCTGGCAGACCCGCTGCTGGAGCGCCTGCCACCGGGCGCCACCGGGCTGGACTTCGGCTGTGGGCCCGGCCCGGCCCTGGCAAGGATGCTGGAGGCCGAAGGCATGGTTGTCAGCCTCTATGATCCCTGCTTTTACCCCTCGCAAACAGCCTTGTCCCGTACCTATGACTTCATAACCTGTACCGAGGTGGTGGAGCATCTGTACGAGCCAGCGGAGGTGTTCCGGCAACTCGATCAATTGCTCAAACCGGGTGGCTGGCTGGGGGTGATGACCTGTTTCCAGACCGACGACGACCGGTTCGACAACTGGCATTATCGCCGCGACCCCACCCATGTTGTGTTCTACCGTGAGTCCACCCTGGCATTGCTGGCTGAAAAATTTGGCTGGGTTATGGAGATCCCGAGAAAGGACGTGGTGCTTTTCAGGAGGGGCAGCCAGACGGGACACTAGGGCGCTTCCCGGGGACACTCCGGTAATGTCGGGCAGTCTTTCGGTGCCGTTACCGGGTTTGATCGGAGCAATATTGAATTGCCAAAGCGTTCCGGTGCCAGGGCAGCGGCGCAGCGGGCGGCCTTGGTGGCGGTTACCGGGCAACTTGTCTCTTCCAGGGCAAAGGCGAGGTTGTTCCAGCCTCCGGCGAACTCCGGGAAACGGTTAACCGTGCGGAGGAAATGCCCTGCCGCCTCGGTATGCCTGCCCATCTGCCAGGCCAGATTGCCTCTGGCCATGATGGCGGCTGGTTGGTCAGGCCAGGTGGTTTCCGCAGTCTTGTACGCAATCGCCGCGGCAGTGGTTCGCCCGGTTGTCTCCAGATCGTGGGCTGACTGGAGAAACCGCAGTGGTTTCGCGGTTGCCGGAACCTGATCGGGAGGCAGAATCACCACAGACCAGTTGTCGGCCCGCCCCCAGGTGTTGGTAAACACTTCCAGGGCCACGCGCTGGCGTTCGCGGGTATCGGTATGAAGAATCAGATCCCTTCGCTCCGCGTCGTAACCGATCACAACCGCGAAGTGCCACTGGGGCCACCAGTCAAATCTCAGATTCTGCATAACCAGCACCGGGTTACCCGCCGCCAGTTCTGCCAGCATGCTCTCAAGCTCGCCGTCCAGCGGATAGACCAGCATCCCGTGGGACCGAGCACCGGCGACCATCTCAACCTGCAGGGAACCTTCCCGGCCGGGGATGTAAACCAGTTCTTTGAGAACTTCCGGATCGGTCGTAAGACCCTGGCTGTTCAGCGTCATGGCCAGTGAGGCCGGACCGCATTGGTACTTTTCCTGAGGAAAAAACGGGACATCCTCCAGAATCACCTGATCTGGCAGAGAAGGGCGGTCTGTTCCAGTGTCCGGGCCCGGCCATTTCGGGGCGCTGGCGCAACCGGCCAGGAGGCCGACCAGTAAAAACAGGGTCAGCCTGACTGACGCGGCCCTCTCCCGTTGCAAAATGACTGCCACGGACCGACGCTATCGGATGCAGTTCACGAATGGGAAGATGTTAGTGGCGCACAACATATCGGTGATAATGAAGACCAGCAGAAACAGCACAATAATGCCAACCACACCCTGACCCGCAGGGGCTTCGGCAAGCTGACGTTCAAAATCCGCCAGTTCCGCCGGCGTGAGGTTCTGAATACGTTCCTTGACCTGGTCCTGGCTTACGCCCAGATCTGCCAGTTTGTCCTGGACTTCCTGATTCTCAAGCATATCGATCAGCTGTTGTCTGTCCAGCTGGACCTGTTGTTCGCCAATCATCTCGCCGGTTCCTACCATCCCGGCGGATGCGGTGGCCGACCAGACAGAGCCAAGGGCCATCATCATGGCCATGAAAAAAGAAACATACCTCAGATGCTTGCGAATTCCTGACATGGTTCACTCCTGTTTGTTGGCTACTTCAAGTTTCCGTTCAGGCCAATGCAGTATAGCTGACCGGGTGAGCATGGGGCTTGTCCCTCATGTTCAGAAGGTCGACAGGCCGGTCGCTTCCATAATCCGGTAACGCCAGTAGCGCAGCGTTGATTCGTCGGCCCAGCGCTCATAAGGCAGGCTCATAACCGGCTCGTCGCCGGGGCCTTTGTGCCATTGCTGGTCGAAGAACGCTCTTGCTTTCATTGCAACCGAAGACTGGGTCGCAACCGAGATCCACAGGTCGGTTTCCAGGTTCAGGTCATCCAGATTGCGGCGGGTAAAATTGGCGGACCCCAGCAATATCCCGGTTGTCCCACTCTCCTTCGCCAACATCAACAGCTTACTGTGGCATTGCTCACCCCGGGTATTACACCAACGTACAGGAATACCTGCCCGGACCAGTTCCATGGCCACCTGCCGGTTGGGAATACCACTTTTCTGAAGACCAAAGGCCTCGTTGTTGGCATCAAGCAAAATCCGAAGCTGTGCGCCACGTTCCGAGGCCCTGATCAGCGCCCCGACAATCCGCCGGTGTGACAGGTAGAACATCGCCAGATCCAGCTGGTCTCCGTCCGCGGCCCCGCGAATCATTTCCAAAGCCTGGTCGAGTATGGCCGATTCGGTCAGTACCGCCACTTTGTCCTTTTTACCTTCTCCGGATTCAGGCGCTTCTTCAACCCGGCTGATCCAGTCATCAAGGGATTCTGTGTCGGCACCAGACATGGCCAGCACTGCCCGTTCACTTCGCAACACATCGGCCACGGCGGGCCCTTTGAAGCTCAGCCCGACGTTGCTGTGGCGGCTGCTGCCGTCATGCGGGTTGGCTGAGGTCACGAGAGCTCTCAGGGAGCCGGCCTCATCGGCCACCACAAGTTTGCGGTGATTGGCCTTGAAGTTCAGCAGCGAAAGGTAGCTTCGAACCGTGACTGGCTTGTTGCCCAGGGCATTGTCCAGCCAGGCCCCTTTCGGATTGTTACCGAACCACTGGCAACAAAGCCGCCAGACTGAAGACCAGGTGGGGTTGCTGTCCCTGAGGGGACGAAGCGCTGTTTCAACAACGGGAATGTCGGCCTTACGCAAGGCTTCAAACCAGGGTGACGTTGTCCCGCCATACATGGTGTTCAGTGGATCGGAAATAACGATCACAGACAGCCCCGGTTTTTCCGACTTCCGGGCCAGCAGGGCTTCGGTCAGCTGCTGTGCCAGGGGCCGGTGAACGACACCTTCCGGTTTGGTGCTGTTGAACAGGAACATGTCGACAAGAATGAACTCTTCGGCCTGCCCGATCAGCCGGAACACGTCGTTGAAGATTTCGTGGTCTTTCTCTTCGTGACCGTCCGTGTAGTGACGGGTGACATCGGTCAGCAGGACAGGATCTTCCAGCGGCAGGGCTTCACCCCGATAACTGATGCCCTGAGGCAAGGGTTTGTGGGTGTGGTAGAGCCCGATTCCAGTCAGCGCGAGCAGTAACAGGGGTAAAAGCAGCTTCAGTGTCATACCGGTAATTCCATCATCCTTGAGTGAAAAGACGAAATTACCATACGTGACCTTCCTCTCAGGTAAACAAACACTTACAAAAAACACCCCTGTCGTTGTATCGCCCGACACCAACGCTTTCTAAACTAGGCAGATCAATCATTTATAACAAAGTTGCCTGTGAACGCCATCATTTCATTCATGCCGCGCCTGTTCAGTCTGCGGGCCGTTGTTCTTTTGGCTGCCGTGGTGTTTGCCCTGGCCGGAGACCAGCTGGCGCTTGTTGGCTGGGCCGATAGGGTGCTGTTCAGTATTCTCGGAGTGCCAGAGGGTGCCAACCCCACCACCATTGTGCCACAGGACAGTCTTCACAAAGCGCTGGCTGACCGGGGGCTGGTGGAGCCTCTGTGGGCGGATGGTACGGTTACTGCCGGGCTGGCCGTTACGGCACTCTTTCTGACGCTTGCTGTCCCGGTGATGGGCGCCGCCGTTTCCCTGCCTGTCACTCTTCTGCTTGGCGGTTCCCTGGTGGTTTTACAGGCGGCGCTGATGTTTTATCGCAATGCCTGGGTGCCCCTGGGGGAAGTACTGACCTTGCTGGTGGTCGGTTTTGTGGTGATGCTGTTCTGGCTTCAGCCCCACAATCGCATCCGCGCACTGACAGACAGCGTTCGCGAAGCCCGCCTCCGGTTGGCCGGACTGCTCCTGCAGCAGGGCCACACCGACGATGCCCTTGAGGCACTCAATCACTGCCCGCCCTGCGAGGGGGCTCTGGAGCTGCGTTACGACATCGCCATCCACCAGGAACGCAAGCGCCAGTATGAGAAAGCTGTAAACACTTACCGCAGCATCCGGGAGCGCAGGAAGAATTTCCGGGATACCGCCGCTCGCCTGGCGGCACTGGAGAAATTGTCGCCGGATGCCTCAGTGGTGCAAACCGGCAGCTTCGACAACAACCGCACCCTGTTGATGCCGGAACCCACGGTGAGTCGGCCGACCCTGGGGCGCTATGAAATCGAGCGAGAGATCGGCCGGGGTGCCATGGGCGTGGTCTATCTCGGCAAGGATCCGAAAATTGCCCGCACCGTTGCCATCAAGACCCTGAGCTATCAGGCGTTTGATGATGCCCTGCTTCAGGATCTGAAGGAACGTTTCTTCCGGGAAGCCGAAGCGGCGGGTCGTCTGAGTCACCCGGCCATCGTAACGGTGTATGATGTTGGGGAGGAGGCAGACCTTGCCTATATTGCCATGGATTACGCCAGGGGCCGGCCGCTCAGTGAATTCGGCAAGCCCGGGAGGTTGCTGCCGTTGCCCCGGGTACTGGATATTATTGCCCGGGTTGCTGATGCCCTGGCCTATGCCCATAGCCAGAAAATTGTCCATCGGGACGTCAAGCCGGGGAACATCATTTTCAACCCGGATACCGGCGACATAAAGATTACCGACTTTGGCATCGCCAAAATTTCCGACGACTCGCGGACCCGCACCGGCGCCGTTATGGGTAGCCCGCTCTACATGTCCCCGGAGCAGCTCAAGGGCCAGAAGGTAACTGGCGCTTCTGATATCTACAGTCTGGGGGTCACACTGTACAAACTGGTGAGCGGTGAAACGCCGTATCAGGGCGATACCCTGGCCAACCTGACTTACCAGATCCTCAACAAACGCCCGCGCAGCGTCCGGGAGTTCAATGCCGGGTTGCCCAATGGGGTGGTTCGGTTGATCAACAAGGCCATCCAGCGCGAGCCGGATAAACGCTTTGCCAGCGCCGCCACCATGGCCGAGGCCGTGCGGCGCCTGGCAGTGCGGGAAGCGGGCCAGGAGGTGTCCTGATGAGGTATCGCATTGCAGGCCAGAGTCACCGGGGTGCAGTCAGGGAATCGAACCAGGATGTGGTGGACTGGCGGGTAAACGATGCCGGTGATCAGGCGCTGCTGGTGGTTGCCGACGGTATGGGCGGCTACCAGGGCGGCGAGATTGCCAGTCGTCTCGCGGTTGACGCTGTTGTGGAAGCCCTTGAGCCGGAAATCTCCGGGCCGTCATCCGGCAAAACCGGCAGCTCAGTCAGGGAAAGCCTGGAGCGTGCTTTCGCACTGGCCAATGAACGGATACTGAGCCAGCGTTCCGAAGATCCGAGGCTCGATAAAATGGGCACAACCCTGGTGGTGGCCTGGGCAATCGACAACGAGGCACACATTGCCCACATGGGCGATTCCCGGTGTTACTGCCTGCGCGGCGGCCAGGCGGTCTGCCTGACCCGGGACGATACCGTGGTCCAGAACATGCTGGAAGATGGCAGCATTACCGAGGCCGACGTTCCCAATGTACCTTTTAGAAATGTACTTACCCGTGCGGTGGGTGCAGTTGAGCAGGTGCAGCCCAGTTACCGGGTTGAGTCCTTGGAAAAAGGTGATGTGCTGTTGCTGTGTTCCGACGGGTTGCCCCATTCTGTCCCGGAAGCACAGTGGCTTGAGATTTTGAGGGACAGTGACGGCATGGAGCGCAGGGTTCAGGCTCTTGTTGAAGCCGGCCTGGCAAACGAGGCCGGCGATAACGTGTCTGTGGTATTACTGACGTTGGAGTATTGAGGAAACTGACATGGCTTCGCTTTCGCAACTGGTGGACAACGTGGTGGTCAACACCTTTGAACTCGGGCAGCCGGAAACCCGCCTTGGCCGCCGCCCGGATAGTGACATCCGGATTGATGAAATCTCGGTGAGTGGCCAGCACGCGCTGATTGAAGCGGTACCCAATGCCTATCTCGAAGACGCCGTGGATTACTACATTACCGACAGCAACAGCACCAATGGTACCTTTGTCAACGAATTGCGGATTGAGGGCCGGCAGCGGCTGAACAGTAACGATAGGGTGCGTATCGGCTGGAATGAGTTCCGCTTCATTGATGAAGAAGAGCAGGCGATGGAAAAGACGGCCTATATCCTCGACTGACGAAAAATGCCGGCCGGATATTACCGGGCTCGTTTGATAACCAGCCTTGAAAAACGAGGGAGAAGCGAGGATGCGTCCGGAGCGGGGCTCACACCGGCAATCAGTGCTTGCGCATCAAGCCCTTCCCGGGTCAGGTCCGGCGCCTGTACTTCCAGGTAGGCGCTCATGACGGTATCCGTGAACTCTGGATGGAACTGCACACCCCAGGCGCAGGGGCCGATTCTGAACGCCTGGTTAGGCTCGAAACCGTTGCGTCCCAGCAACACCGCGCCGGCGGGTAAGCGCAGTACCGACTGCCGGTGCGTCAACTGGGCCGGGAAAATCGCCGGCAGTCCCCGGAACAGGGTGTCTGAGTCGGCTTCGGGAAGCAGCTCAACCTGATGGGTGCCGGTCTCCCGGCCTTTCGGGTGATACCCCACTTCGCCGCCCAATGCATGGGCCAGCAGCTGATGCCCGTAGCAGACTCCGAGTACCGGGATTTCACCGGCAACCGCCCGTGCCAGCCAGGCCCCGGTATTTTCGCTCCAATCGGCCCGGTCACTCACCATGGCGGGGGAACCTGTCACCACAATGCCATCCCAGTCTTCAGGGCTTCCGGGTAGCTCGCCGGCTTCCACATTGGTGACAGTAATATCCAGCTCCGGTAACAGTCCGCGCAGGAACCAGTCGTCGAAATCACCGAATTGCACCAGGAGGCCAGGGTAGGTGCTGCCTGTTTTCAGGACCACCACCCGCGCCTTGCGGTTCGGGGAAGGGTTCTGCTGCACGGTGCGGTTTTCCTGCATGGCGTGAGCCTCTGGCTTACTGGTCCGGCAGCTCGGCGTTGTGGAATACATTCTGCACATCGTCCAGTTCGTTCAGCATATCCAGGAATTTTTCGAACATGGGGATGTCATCGCCTTCCACCGGTGTGGTGGTCTTGGGCAGGAACTGGATTTCGTCCACCTCAAAGTCGATGCCTTCGATTGCGTCTACCAAAGCCTGACGCGCCTTGGCATATTCCGTGTTTGGCGTGAAAACCGTAATCAGGCCGTCCTCGTTTTCAATGTCGGTCACGTCGACGTCCGCTTCCATCAGTGCTTCCAGAACGGCTTCCTCATCATCGCTCTTGAACGCAAAAATGGCACTGTGATCAAACATGTGGGCAACGGTGCCCGGGGTGCCGATCTTGCACTTGGTCTTGGTGAAGGCCAGGCGCACGTCGCCAAAGGTGCGGTTAGGGTTGTCAGTCAGGCAGTCCACAATCACCATGCAGTTGCCCGGTCCGTAGCCTTCGTAGCGGGCAGGGGAGTAGTCTTCACCAGCGCCACCCCGGGCCTTCTCAATTGCCTTCTCGATAACGTGGGAGGGTACCTGGTCTTTCTTTGCACGGTCGATCAGGCCACGAAGTGACAGGTTGCCATCCGGGTCTGTGCCGCCGGATTTGGCGCTCATGTAAATCTCGCGTCCGTACTTGCTGTAGACCTTGGTTTTTGCCGCAGCCGTCTTGGCCATGGACTCTTTACGGTTCTGGTAGGCTCTGCCCATATGCGCTGCCTCTTGGTTCTCTGGAAAAGGCCGGATTTTACTCAACATTGCCGGCTGGTGACAGGGTTATTTCGATTCGGGCAGAGACTCCGTTTCAGGTTATACGCGATCAACCGGCCTGCGATAATTGTCGCGGGTCAATTCTCTGACATCCCTCAAGTGACGATTTCTCAAGTGACGATTTGTTGTCGCCGGCCTTCAGGCCAACCGGGGTACCCGTTTGATTCCGCGGCGAATGCCCTGTTCAAGGGCCGTACGCACCACTTTTCCGGTAAACGGCACAATGTCGTCAAAAGAGATGGTGTAGTTCACCCGGGTCTTGCCTTCCGGCGTGTCCTCAAACCGGATCCGCCCCAGATGATTTCGGATCGGGCTCATACTGGTGATGGTGTACTCAATCAATGAATCCGGCTCGAAATTGGTGACTGTCTCTTCCAGGCCTACCGGCCCGATGCCAATCTTGCGGACCGAGCCGATGCCATTCGGGTCGGCCTGGTGGCTGTCCCTGATGCGTTTGGCCGGCGCACCCAGAAGTTTGCCAAAACGATGGTGATCGGCAAACAGGGCAAACACCTTTCTTCGGGGCAGGTCAAAGGTTTCATCAATTTCAATCCTGTACATGGCCATGGGCTCACTCTTTCTATCCATTTATCGGCCAAGACTAACCCTTTGGCTTCTGCAACAAAAGTCGTAGCAGGCGGCAGGTTTCAATCTGGCC is a window encoding:
- a CDS encoding glutamine amidotransferase; its protein translation is MQENRTVQQNPSPNRKARVVVLKTGSTYPGLLVQFGDFDDWFLRGLLPELDITVTNVEAGELPGSPEDWDGIVVTGSPAMVSDRADWSENTGAWLARAVAGEIPVLGVCYGHQLLAHALGGEVGYHPKGRETGTHQVELLPEADSDTLFRGLPAIFPAQLTHRQSVLRLPAGAVLLGRNGFEPNQAFRIGPCAWGVQFHPEFTDTVMSAYLEVQAPDLTREGLDAQALIAGVSPAPDASSLLPRFSRLVIKRAR
- a CDS encoding YebC/PmpR family DNA-binding transcriptional regulator — its product is MGRAYQNRKESMAKTAAAKTKVYSKYGREIYMSAKSGGTDPDGNLSLRGLIDRAKKDQVPSHVIEKAIEKARGGAGEDYSPARYEGYGPGNCMVIVDCLTDNPNRTFGDVRLAFTKTKCKIGTPGTVAHMFDHSAIFAFKSDDEEAVLEALMEADVDVTDIENEDGLITVFTPNTEYAKARQALVDAIEGIDFEVDEIQFLPKTTTPVEGDDIPMFEKFLDMLNELDDVQNVFHNAELPDQ
- a CDS encoding SRPBCC family protein yields the protein MAMYRIEIDETFDLPRRKVFALFADHHRFGKLLGAPAKRIRDSHQADPNGIGSVRKIGIGPVGLEETVTNFEPDSLIEYTITSMSPIRNHLGRIRFEDTPEGKTRVNYTISFDDIVPFTGKVVRTALEQGIRRGIKRVPRLA